The following are from one region of the Rosettibacter firmus genome:
- the infB gene encoding translation initiation factor IF-2: MPDIVKEKKIRIYKFAAEYNLSTDTIIEFLQKKGYEVKSHMTLLTEEMENDIRAHFKKDIEKAEKHYKKISEFQKKRIEVEPEHPIETKPEEKIIEDKSVEKQEESKVEEKSVEVDKEEAKIVQVSEEIKQQTEETLVTETQQPVEEKNRDEEAETFRTETELELEAKKKGLTIVGKIDLEKKEKAEVTKQPEAVTQEVAEEEETKKKKKKKKKILKAKKKGKVGEEGVDEVVSKKKRKIKRLEIDKREVEEAIKRTMLSLDESALSERALIRKKKRKEKQEQQERLLEQKQLEQKKIKVTEFIAVGELANLMGVPVSEVIQKCINLGLMVSINQRLDVETITLIAADFGYEIELQDEYKADIDADIPDPEDKLKPRPPVVTIMGHVDHGKTSLLDFIRNTNVVAGEAGGITQHIGAYKVVLDNGKEITFLDTPGHEAFTAMRARGAKVTDIVVLVVAADDAVMPQTVEAINHAQAANVPIIVAINKIDKPNANVEKIKQQLAERNVLVEDWGGKYQCVEISAKLGKNVDLLLEKIILEAEMLELKANPDRLARGTIIEAQLDKGRGITATVLVQKGTLKIGDPFIAGIVYGRVRAMFDERGNKVMSAGPSTPVLVLGFEAAPQAGDIFIVVESEREAREISIKRQQLKREQDQRQVRLITLDEIANQISRGGVKELPIIVKGDVDGSVEALSDALMKLSNDEVNVRVIHKGVGAISEGDVLLAAASRAIIIGFHVRPNSNARKLAETEKVEIRLYNIIYDAINAVKSALEGMLSPVISEELVGTAEVRQIFKVPKVGTVAGCYVQDGKIIRNNKIRLIRDGIVIYEGQLESLKRFKDDVREVEKGFECGMSIANFNDIKVGDIIESYKIVETKKKLE, from the coding sequence ATGCCAGATATAGTAAAAGAAAAAAAAATACGAATTTACAAGTTTGCAGCAGAGTATAATCTTTCGACAGATACTATTATAGAATTTCTTCAGAAAAAAGGTTATGAGGTTAAATCTCATATGACCCTTTTAACTGAAGAAATGGAAAATGATATACGCGCTCATTTTAAAAAAGATATTGAAAAAGCTGAAAAACATTATAAAAAAATATCGGAATTCCAGAAAAAAAGAATTGAAGTCGAACCCGAACATCCTATAGAAACTAAACCAGAAGAAAAAATAATTGAAGATAAGTCTGTAGAAAAGCAAGAAGAATCTAAAGTAGAAGAAAAATCCGTCGAAGTTGATAAAGAAGAAGCTAAAATCGTACAAGTATCCGAAGAGATCAAACAACAAACCGAAGAGACACTTGTTACAGAAACACAGCAACCAGTAGAAGAAAAAAATCGCGACGAAGAAGCTGAAACATTCAGAACAGAAACCGAACTTGAATTAGAAGCAAAGAAAAAAGGTTTAACTATAGTTGGTAAAATCGATCTTGAAAAGAAAGAAAAAGCAGAAGTAACAAAACAACCCGAAGCAGTTACTCAGGAAGTTGCTGAAGAAGAAGAAACTAAAAAGAAAAAGAAGAAAAAGAAAAAAATTCTAAAAGCTAAAAAGAAAGGAAAGGTTGGAGAAGAAGGAGTAGATGAGGTTGTTTCTAAAAAGAAGAGAAAAATAAAAAGACTTGAAATTGATAAACGCGAAGTAGAAGAAGCAATCAAAAGAACAATGCTTAGTCTCGATGAATCTGCATTAAGTGAGCGAGCTTTAATTAGAAAGAAAAAGAGAAAAGAAAAACAGGAACAGCAAGAAAGATTGCTTGAACAAAAACAACTTGAACAAAAGAAAATAAAAGTTACAGAATTTATTGCAGTTGGCGAACTTGCTAATTTGATGGGAGTACCAGTTAGTGAAGTAATACAAAAATGTATTAATCTTGGATTGATGGTTTCAATAAATCAAAGATTGGATGTTGAAACAATTACACTTATTGCAGCCGACTTTGGTTATGAAATAGAATTGCAGGATGAATATAAAGCAGATATTGATGCAGATATTCCTGATCCAGAAGATAAATTAAAACCTCGTCCCCCTGTTGTAACAATTATGGGACATGTTGATCATGGTAAAACTTCATTACTGGATTTTATTAGAAATACAAATGTAGTAGCAGGCGAGGCTGGTGGAATAACACAACATATTGGTGCTTATAAAGTTGTACTCGATAATGGTAAAGAAATTACATTTCTTGATACTCCAGGTCACGAAGCATTTACGGCTATGCGAGCACGTGGTGCTAAGGTAACAGATATTGTTGTACTTGTCGTTGCAGCAGACGATGCTGTAATGCCACAAACTGTTGAAGCTATAAATCATGCTCAAGCTGCAAATGTACCTATTATTGTTGCCATTAATAAAATTGATAAACCTAATGCTAACGTTGAAAAAATAAAACAACAATTGGCAGAAAGAAATGTTCTGGTTGAAGATTGGGGAGGCAAATATCAATGTGTTGAAATATCTGCTAAATTAGGAAAGAATGTTGACCTGCTTCTCGAAAAAATTATTCTCGAAGCTGAAATGCTTGAATTAAAAGCAAATCCAGATAGATTAGCTCGAGGTACAATTATCGAAGCTCAATTAGATAAAGGAAGAGGTATAACTGCAACAGTATTGGTTCAAAAAGGAACATTAAAAATTGGTGACCCCTTTATTGCAGGTATTGTTTACGGAAGAGTTCGTGCAATGTTTGATGAAAGAGGCAATAAAGTTATGAGTGCTGGTCCTTCAACTCCAGTTTTAGTATTAGGATTTGAAGCTGCACCACAAGCTGGTGATATTTTTATTGTTGTTGAATCGGAACGAGAGGCTCGCGAAATTAGTATTAAACGTCAACAACTTAAAAGAGAACAGGATCAACGTCAGGTTAGACTAATTACTCTTGATGAAATTGCCAATCAAATTAGTCGAGGTGGAGTTAAAGAATTACCCATTATTGTTAAAGGTGATGTGGATGGTTCGGTAGAAGCTCTATCCGATGCTCTTATGAAATTATCTAATGATGAAGTTAATGTACGAGTAATTCATAAAGGAGTTGGTGCAATTTCAGAAGGGGATGTTCTTTTAGCAGCTGCATCCCGTGCTATTATCATAGGTTTTCATGTGAGACCAAATTCTAATGCAAGAAAATTAGCAGAAACAGAAAAAGTTGAAATTAGATTATACAATATTATTTATGATGCTATCAATGCTGTTAAATCTGCTTTAGAAGGAATGCTTTCACCAGTTATATCAGAAGAATTGGTTGGTACTGCAGAAGTACGCCAGATCTTTAAAGTACCAAAAGTTGGTACAGTAGCAGGATGCTATGTTCAGGATGGTAAAATTATTCGAAATAATAAAATTCGACTCATTCGCGATGGAATCGTAATTTATGAAGGTCAACTCGAATCCCTGAAAAGATTTAAAGATGATGTACGCGAAGTAGAAAAAGGTTTTGAGTGTGGTATGAGTATAGCAAACTTTAATGATATAAAAGTAGGCGATATTATTGAATCTTATAAAATTGTTGAAACAAAGAAAAAGTTAGAATAA
- the nusA gene encoding transcription termination factor NusA encodes MNLEIVESFAQMVREKSVDKDVLAGIIEEIFGLLVKKKYGPDARYDVVVNMDKGDIEIFLERTIVEKVTDPSTQISIEEVNARGNEEGLEVGEDYVEKIELSQFGRRLINLARQNLNQKIREIEKEIVYNEYRNMIGEIVVGDIYQVRRNDVLINHNKNELILPRSEQIPHEKYKKGETIRAVVKEVKKTPNGPVIIVSRADNMFLKRLFEIEIPEIYDGIIEIKGIAREPGERAKVAVESQDARIDAVGACVGMKGVRIHAIVRELNNENIDVINYSDDPVVFIQRCLAPAKLKQIEIDEDAKKCVVTAESDQISMIVGRGGVNIRLAMKLTGYDIEVIRLEKQLDEYEEDIELPELREELGSDIVDILISHRFETAVEVLKAGVDKLKQLEGIGEEKAKEIIQILENQFEEED; translated from the coding sequence ATGAACCTTGAAATAGTTGAATCATTCGCACAAATGGTGCGTGAAAAAAGTGTCGATAAAGATGTTCTTGCAGGAATAATCGAAGAAATATTCGGTCTGCTTGTTAAAAAGAAATATGGACCAGATGCAAGATATGATGTTGTTGTTAATATGGATAAGGGAGATATAGAAATTTTTCTTGAAAGAACAATAGTAGAAAAAGTTACAGACCCAAGTACTCAAATAAGTATAGAAGAAGTAAATGCTCGAGGAAATGAAGAGGGTCTGGAAGTAGGTGAAGACTATGTTGAAAAAATCGAACTTTCTCAATTTGGAAGAAGATTAATTAATCTCGCACGTCAAAACCTGAATCAAAAAATTCGTGAGATTGAAAAAGAAATTGTTTATAATGAATATCGTAATATGATAGGCGAAATTGTTGTTGGAGATATTTATCAGGTGAGACGTAATGATGTACTTATAAATCATAATAAAAATGAATTAATACTACCTCGCTCAGAACAAATTCCACATGAAAAATATAAAAAAGGGGAAACAATCAGGGCAGTTGTTAAAGAAGTTAAGAAAACTCCTAATGGTCCAGTTATAATTGTTTCTCGTGCTGATAATATGTTTTTGAAGAGACTATTCGAAATTGAAATACCAGAAATTTATGATGGCATAATTGAAATTAAAGGTATAGCTCGTGAGCCAGGTGAAAGAGCAAAAGTGGCTGTAGAATCTCAAGACGCCAGAATCGATGCTGTTGGTGCTTGCGTTGGTATGAAAGGCGTAAGAATTCATGCTATAGTCCGTGAATTGAATAATGAAAATATTGATGTTATAAATTATTCTGATGATCCTGTTGTGTTTATTCAAAGATGCCTTGCACCAGCTAAACTAAAACAAATTGAAATTGACGAAGATGCAAAAAAATGTGTTGTAACTGCTGAAAGTGATCAGATTTCAATGATAGTTGGAAGAGGAGGAGTAAATATTCGCCTTGCAATGAAATTAACTGGTTATGATATTGAAGTTATTCGTCTCGAAAAACAACTTGATGAATATGAAGAAGATATTGAATTACCAGAATTACGCGAAGAACTTGGAAGTGATATTGTTGATATTTTAATTTCTCATCGATTTGAAACTGCAGTTGAAGTATTGAAAGCTGGAGTCGACAAATTAAAACAACTGGAAGGTATTGGAGAAGAAAAAGCAAAAGAAATAATTCAAATTCTTGAAAACCAATTTGAAGAAGAAGATTAA
- the rimP gene encoding ribosome maturation factor RimP encodes MKNLKLIEKFEEIIASEGFLLIDTIIRGDDKLRIIEIFIDGERAVTTDDCMRISRLIEKAIDESNLFKNYRLDVSSPGVDRPLKYLVQYGKHINRNFEVNYKDKDSVKKITGKLIRIDGNQLYFQNKNNEIKINFEDITKAKVLISF; translated from the coding sequence ATGAAAAATCTTAAATTAATCGAAAAATTTGAAGAAATAATAGCATCCGAAGGATTTCTGCTAATTGACACAATAATTCGAGGTGACGATAAACTTCGGATAATTGAAATATTTATAGACGGCGAAAGGGCTGTTACGACTGACGATTGTATGAGAATAAGTAGATTGATTGAAAAAGCAATTGATGAAAGTAATTTATTTAAAAACTATCGCCTCGATGTTTCTTCTCCTGGTGTAGATAGACCATTAAAATATCTTGTTCAATATGGCAAACATATTAACAGGAATTTTGAAGTTAACTACAAGGATAAAGATTCAGTAAAAAAAATTACAGGCAAATTAATTCGAATTGATGGGAACCAATTGTATTTTCAGAATAAGAATAATGAAATAAAAATAAATTTTGAAGATATAACAAAAGCAAAAGTATTAATTAGTTTTTGA